One window of the Anopheles cruzii chromosome 2, idAnoCruzAS_RS32_06, whole genome shotgun sequence genome contains the following:
- the LOC128269320 gene encoding insulin-like growth factor-binding protein complex acid labile subunit: MNVLVMFVMLCSVFAPFEARAAAYCPSRCVCDDVKLHVTCGEGELDVLPIALNPAIERLVIKFNRIKAIDSSIQFYTELTMLDLSYNHLLGIPKSIFMYQRRLLQLHLNNNKISSIGNKTFAGMGDLRVLNLRGNFIEGVTKRLFAALPNLEELNLGENQISSLHPDAFEGLTSLRILHLDDNAIQTIPTPSFKPLRLLAELYLGLNTLYQLQTGAFEGLQHLRRLDVRGSMLVNLTIDTFRGLENVRSLDISDNHLLKVPTVALSILTRLEELALGQNDFDTVPEGAFFGLANLRKVSISGALNLQRIQSGAFASNPNLDTIVIASNRLLAELDEGAFAGLPHIDNVILRDNAIRTFREELLPWKQLRNFDVSGNPLACNCHMRWMKDLLRAKPIETEQNQVICQYPDRFAGEPLREISSELLGCHLRPSKDRAVVGAVLVASAASLTTFILVAYRLRHRLVDVLGGPEWHNKRNALKEEKDLEFAKAYPEIEYHQPNYNIYTCNYQQTYATKASPQHQFQQHIYETPIPVSDL, translated from the coding sequence ATGAACGTGCTGGTGATGTTCGTGATGCTGTGCAGTGTTTTCGCGCCGTTCGAGGCCAGGGCCGCGGCCTACTGCCCCAGTCGGTGCGTCTGTGACGATGTGAAGCTGCACGTGACGTGCGGCGAGGGCGAACTCGATGTGCTGCCGATCGCCCTGAACCCGGCCATCGAGCGACTAGTGATCAAGTTCAATCGTATCAAGGCGATCGACTCGTCGATTCAGTTCTACACCGAGCTGACGATGCTGGACCTCAGCTACAACCATCTGCTGGGCATCCCGAAGAGCATCTTCATGTACCAGCGCCGGCTGCTGCAGTTGCacctgaacaacaacaagatCTCGTCGATCGGCAACAAGACGTTCGCCGGTATGGGCGATCTGCGTGTGTTGAATCTGCGCGGAAACTTCATCGAAGGTGTGACGAAACGTTTGTTCGCTGCGCTGCCCAACCTGGAGGAGCTGAATTTGGGGGAAAATCAGATCAGCTCGCTGCACCCGGACGCGTTCGAGGGGCTGACGAGCTTGCGCATCCTGCATCTGGACGATAATGCGATCCAGACCATTCCGACGCCCTCCTTCAAGCCGCTCCGACTGCTGGCCGAGCTGTACCTGGGGTTGAACACGCTCTACCAGCTACAGACCGGTGCCTTCGAAGGACTGCAGCACTTGCGCCGGTTGGATGTGCGCGGTTCGATGCTCGTCAACCTAACGATCGATACCTTTCGTGGTCTGGAGAACGTACGATCCCTGGACATCTCGGACAATCATCTGCTGAAGGTGCCCACGGTCGCACTAAGCATTCTGACCCGGCTCGAGGAACTGGCACTCGGACAGAACGACTTCGACACCGTCCCGGAGGGCGCGTTCTTTGGGCTGGCCAACCTGCGCAAAGTCTCCATCTCCGGCGCTCTTAATCTGCAGCGGATCCAATCCGGAGCGTTCGCCTCCAATCCGAACCTGGACACGATCGTGATCGCCTCGAACCGgctgctggccgagctggATGAAGGAGCCTTCGCTGGGCTACCGCACATCGACAACGTTATCCTGCGGGACAACGCCATCCGGACGTTCCGGGAGGAGCTGCTGCCGTGGAAGCAACTGCGTAACTTTGACGTGTCCGGCAACCCATTGGCGTGCAACTGTCACATGCGCTGGATGAAGGATCTCCTGCGTGCCaaaccgatcgaaacggaGCAGAACCAGGTGATCTGTCAGTACCCGGACCGGTTCGCGGGCGAACCGTTGCGGGAGATCAGCTCCGAGCTGCTTGGTTGTCATCTGCGGCCGTCGAAAGATCGGGCGGTGGTTGGCGCTGTGTTGGTGGCGTCTGCCGCTTCCCTTACCACCTTCATCCTCGTGGCGTACCGTCTGCGCCATCGACTGGTGGACGTGCTGGGGGGCCCCGAGTGGCACAACAAACGAAATGCGCTGAAGGAGGAGAAAGATTTGGAGTTTGCCAAAGCGTACCCGGAGATCGAGTACCATCAGCCGAACTACAACATCTACACGTGCAACTACCAGCAAACGTACGCCACGAAGGCGTCCCCGCAGCACCAGTTCCAGCAGCACATCTACGAGACCCCCATTCCGGTGTCCGATCTTTGA